DNA from Demetria terragena DSM 11295:
AACCCCGCACCGCGGCACTCATCGCCTTGTTGCACAGCGCCAACGAACTGAGCGTCCTCGATAACGGGGGGATGTCGGCCAAGGAAGTCAAGGCACGCGCCGGTCAAATAGCCGAAGGCGACTGGGCCGGTGGCGCCGTCGGCAAGGCCGTCCAGGACGTGACGAACGCCATCATGGTCGGCATCGTGACGAGCACGATCATCACGACGACCACGACCTCGACCTGAGCGCCGTCACCACCCAGGGTCAATGCGGCGCGGCGGGATCATGTGCGCGTAGGCATTGTCGGTCTGGATGAGTCTCCTGGTGCGTCGGCGGTATCTCACGATCATCACCAAGCCAGGGATCCAGACGAGGTACTGCACGGCCATGGCCCACCGGAACGAGTCAACGGTGTAGGTCGCGGGACCGCCGGGCGCCACCACGTCGAGCACGATGCCGATCAGCGCCACGGTGCTCAACGCCGCGACAAAGCCGCCGACATTGACGATCCCGGTCGCGCTCCCCAGCCGGGTCGAGGGGTTGAAGGTCCGCGCCAGGTCGAATCCGACCATCGAACCTGGACCCCCAGCAGCCGTCACGACGACCAACACGACCAAGAGCCAGACCGGCGCGCGACCGGGCCACAACAACACGACAGCCCAGGCGACCATCATGACTCCAACGAGCCAGAGCACCAGTGTCGATCGCGAGTAGGGGTAGCGCGCAACGAAAACCCCGAACGCGGGGCTGGCAATCACACCCGCCAGAACCATCAGCGCGAGCAGCACCGACGCCTCACTGGCGCTGAGTCCTTGCCCCACGGTCAGGAATGGGTATCCCCACATCACGGCAAAAACGTTGGACGAGAACTGCGCGGTGAAGTGACACCACAGGCCAAGCCGTGTGCCAGGTTCTTTCCAGGCGAGGTGTACGGCGCGGCCGACGGCGCGCATCTTGAGGTCAGTTCGCTCTTGGTCGTCATAAGGGCTGTCGATGACCACCAAGACCAGAGCCACGGAGAGTGCCACACCGGCACCCGCCGCGATGAGGAAACTTGTGGTCCAACCAAATTCGCGCAGCGCGAAAGCGAGCGGATAGGCCGCAAGGAGCGACCCGACCTGGCCGATGATCCCCGTGACTTGGGTGACGATCGGGGTCCTGGCTGGAGGAAACCAGAGCGCGACCAGGCGCAAGACGGACACGAACACCATGGCGTCGCCAACCCCGATGAAGACCCGCGCGACGACACCCGCGGTATAGGTCCCAGCGAAGGCGAAGCCGATCTGCGCCATCGTCATGGTGATGAGCCCAACACCAAGGAGTGCCTTGGAGCCGAACCGGTCAAGTAGCGCCCCAACCGGAATCTGCATCGCGGCGTAGACGCCGAGCTGGACTATCGCGAAGGTGGCAAGCTCGGCAGAGGAGATGTCGAAGCGGTCGGCAGCGACCAGTCCGGCAACACCCAGGGAGGTTCGGTGGAAGATCGCCAGGATGTAGATCGCGACCGCCGTCGCCCACACCATCCATGCTCGCCGCCCGCCGAGCGGGTAAGTCTGGGTCATGATGCCTTCAGAATAAGACCACCGGGCGCCGTATCGTCGGCCGCATGGACTCCTTCTCACGCGATGGTCTGACCTTTGATGTCACGGACGCCGGTCCCGTTGAGGGCGAGGTGGTGATCCTGCTGCATGGCTTTCCCCAGGACCGCACCGCGTGGTCTCAGGTGACCGAGCAGCTCAATGCCACCGGATTGCGCACGCTCGCCCCCGATCAGCGCGGGTACTCCCCCGGAGCGAGCCCGACGGCCAGGTCTGCGTACGCAATGCGCGAGCTCGTGGCGGACGTGGTGGCGCTCGCTGATGCGGCGAACGCCCAGACCTTCCATGTCGTCGGTCACGACTGGGGTGGCGCCGTGGCGTGGGCCGTCGCCGCGGCGCACCCCGATCGGGTCGCCTCAGCAACAGTGCTCTCTACGCCACACCCCACGGCCATGGCATGGGCGTTCACCCATGGCGATCAAGCGCGACGCAGCTGGTACATGGTGACCTTCCAGATTCCTCGGCTGCCAGAGAAGCGCCTGCATCGCGGTCTGCGGTCGCTGTATCTCAGGACCGGTATGGACGCCGACCAGGCGCAGCGCTACGTCGACCGGTTCCCGACGCCGGAGTCGTTGACGCCTCCAATGAACTGGTACCGCGGTATGCCTGCCTCCGCGGCAATCGGTCGCTCCGTGAAGAAGATGGTGAGCCGACGCCGCGGCGGAGGCCACTCGGGTCCGCGCAAGATCACGGTGCCCACCACGTACGTCTGGGGTCGTCGCGACTTCGCGCTCGGCCGCGCTGCTGCCGAGAAGACCGCCGAATTCGTCTCTGCTGACTACCGTTTCGTTGAAGTCGACGCTGGACATTGGCTGCCCGAAGTCGAGGCCGAGGTTGTCGCGCACGAGATTATCCAGCGGGTACGGCCACACCTCACCGCGTGAACGCGACGACCTCATCGGCAAATTTCGCCTGGAGCGGATAAATCGGTGGGGTTTCGCGAGTTGGGTGCACCCGATTGGTGAGCAAGACTGCGACAGCCTCGCGGCGTCTGTCGATCACGAGGGAGGTTCCCGTGAAGCCTGTGTGGCCTAGCGATTCAGGACTTGAGAGCCGACCCATCCAACGTGGGCGGTCAATCTCGAAGACCAGGCTGTGCTGCTCGCCTGGCTGACCGCTACTGAGATCGGATGTGACGAGGTCGCCGCCGACGTGACCATCGAGCACCGCCTGACCGAGCAGTCCGAGGTCGTGTGCTGTCGAGAAGATCCCGGCGTGGCCGCTCACCCCACCCAGCGACCACGCGTTCTCGTCGTGCACCTCACCCCGAACGATCCCCCGACCTGTGTCGACCTCATCCTCCGTAGCGGCGCAGTTCGCAGGGTCGACAGGGCCAAAACCGGTGTCAACCATGCCGATTGGCTCGGTGATGTATTGCCTGACCAGATCTTGCAGGGGACGTCCGGCTATCCGCTCCAACAGCAGGTGCAGCGCGATGAGGTTGAGGTCGCTGTACGTGTACCGCGTGCCAGCCGGCGCCTCCAGGTCGCACTCCAGGACCGCGCGCCGTCGGGCTGCCACGTCGGGCCAGTCGCTCCACAGCGGCAACCACCAGCTCATTCCACTGGTGTGAAGCGCTAGGTGGCGCACGAGCACGTCAGGCTTGTCGATGAAGTCTGGAAGGTACTCGGCCACGGGTGAGTCCAGGTCGACTTCACCGCGCTCAACTGCGCTCACCAGTAGCAGACTGGTGAAGACCTTGGTGATCGATGCGACATCGAACTTCGTGTCTGGCGCCATCAGCACCCGGTCCGCCTCGGGCAGGAGCGTCCTGGCTCGGTCGGCATACAACAATGCGTGGCCGGACGCCTCGTGCAACACCACCTGGCCGCGTGCTCTCCCTAGGCGTACGTGACCTGGAACCCAGTCGAACGGGTGCTGATGGCTCGGCATAGTGGCCATGCCACCACACTCGGAAGAATCCGACCACGCCAACCCTAGTATTCGAACATATGTTCGACTAAAATGTGGTCATGGGGTCACCACCGATTGGGCAGCGTCGCGAGATCCTTGCGCGTGCCGAGCGCGGTGCTATTGCCCGGCGACAGGCGGACGTTGACGATCTCGAACTGCTGCTGATCTGGGCCGATTCCCACGACCAAGACCCACAGGCTGAGCCTGGGGCGGTGCCTGCGAGGAGGGGCGGCCCACGCCTGGTGACTGTTGGCGGGGCCGGCACGCCCCAGGTGATGGACTTGTGCTTCGCCGAGATGGCTATCGCCCGGCAGACCGGTGAGGCCGCCACCAGGAATTCGACGGCTGACGCACTCGATCTTCGACACCGGCTGCCGAAGGTGTGGTCCCAGGTGCACAGCCTGCGCTGCGAGGTGTGGGTCGCGCGCAAGATCGCCCGCATGACCAGACCGTTGAGCAGAGATGCCGTGGCCATCGTGGACCGCGCGGTCGCTGAAGCAATCGACCAATCACCATCCCGGCTGCTCAGCCTGGCTGAAGCGAAGATAATTGAATCTGACCAGGCGGCCCATCACGAGCGGATCCGGGAAAACCAGTCGAAGGTCGGTGTCTGGTTTCCCAAGCCGCTACCTGGGTCCGAAGTGGACCAGTTCGACAACACGGCAGGAATCCGCACCGTGTTCGCGCGGCTGGACCCAGGTGAGGCCGCTGATCTCGAGCAGGCCGTAGATGATCTGGCCGGTCTCCTCGCTGAGCGGGGCGACTTTGCTGCCGAGGAGCAACTCACCTGGGACCAGCTCCGCGCCCGCGGGTTGAGCTTGCTTGCACGCCCGGCCGATGCGCTCGCGCTGATGAGCGGCGACAACGGGAAGTCACAAACCACGCGGCGCTCCGCGACCGTAGTCGTCCACCTCACCGATACCACCGTGACCGGAGACCAGCCCGGCATCGCGCGCGTCGAAGCCCTGGGCCCCATGTTGATTGACCACCTGGCCGGCCTAGTGGGGCACCGCAACATCGAGATGCTTCCGGTTGTGGATCTGCGGGAATCACGCGCGGTCAATGGGTACGAGCACCCCGCCGATGTGCGTACCCGGGGCGAACTACGCACCTGCGGAGACGTTTTCCCACACTCGGGTTCCCGACCCGATGCGCGAGTCGATCACGACCACGCGGTGCCGTACGACCACACCGGCCCACCAGGGCAAACGGGCGACCACAACGACGCGCCACTCACCCGAAGACACCATCGCGCCAAAACCCACCTCAACTACCAGGTCGATCAACCGCGACCCGGTGTCTATCGGTGGACGACGCCGCATGGCCTGGAACGCGTCGTGACCCCACGCGGCACCGTGCGAGCCAGCTTTCTACGCACTGAGGACGGCGCCATCAAGGGCGAGCGCTATCCCGACCTACCCCCACTCGACAAGCCCTACTGAACTCCATTTGATGAGGTGGCCCGCCGACGATTTCGGCGGTGCGCCGGGCGGTGCGTATACTCGGGCCTCGCGTCCAGCATCACCGGTCGCACGCCGCCTTAGCTCAGTCGGCCAGAGCGATTCACTCGTAATGAATAGGTCATCGGTTCGATTCCGATAGGCGGCTCCACCAACGCTCCCAGCCCCGCGCTGGGAGCGTTTTTGCTGCGCGCATGTGCTGGTGCCGACTTCAACGACATCCAAAAGCCTCACTAGAGGCCGCCTGATTGCCTCTTACATCGTCGATGTGATTGATCCCACGTGCCCGAGAGCTCCCTGAAGGCACTCTGGGCTAGACAGGTTTCAGTACATCGTCCACACTCATGAGGACGCGTCACGACATTGGTGCCGCGTCGTCGTCGAGTTGCTGATTCTCTGGGGGCAGAGAAGTAGTTCGGCCCTCCTTCGCATGGTGAGCGCAGCGCTCGCTCCGACAGGGCTGCACAACATGTTGCGACGCCTACCCGGCGGCTTCTTTGACCAGATTTCTTCACGATGGAGTCCGAGAGTGAATTCTCAGAACACCCAGACAACCGGCGTCTCACGTCGCTCGATCGCCAGGGGGGCGGCATGGTCGGTCCCCACCATTGCATTGGCGTCAGTTGCCCCCGCAACCGCAGCCTCGGTGTGTGAACCGACCAAGGTGACCGAGTCGGCCAAGCCGGCCTCGACGACCAGCGCGGCGGCTGGTGAGTCGACGTTTGTGCTCCCATCAAACGTCACGTCGATCAACTTCGACATCGCCGGTGGGGGTGGCGGCGCATACAGCCCGGCGGCTAACTATCACGGTGGCTCGGGCGTCCGCTTGATTGGCACGCTGGACGTGCCCGCTGGGGCGACGATCCGCATCGTTGCAGGTCAGGGCGGGACTGGTCCTGCGGGGTGGGGAGCCGACACCGCAACGGGCGGACAGGGATTCGGCAATGGCGCCAACTCCGGCACGGTGCCTTCCAACAGCAACGACACGCTCACTGGGGGTAGCGGCGGTGGTGGCTCTGCCATCCTCGTCAATGGCACGGCCATGGTGATCGCCGGTGGCGGTGGAGGGGCCGCTGGCCAGGGCTCGTACACAATCACCGGCAGTGGCTCGCACGCGACCTTTAGCGGCTCAAATGGCGGCGACGCCACGTTCCCCGGCGCGAGCACTGCAACCGCGACGTCTCGGCACAACGTGACAGTCACGGGCGCTTCGCCGATGCGTAGCCAGTGGATCAACGGTTCGGGCAACGCCTACGGCGCGACACCAGGTGAGTCTGGCGTCGCGTCCGTCGCGGCCTCGACCAACCCGATCACCAACGAGAACAACTGGTACGGCTACTACAAGGCCGCGGCCGGCAGCGCTGGCAACCTCACCACGGGTGGTAATGGTGGGGTCGGTGCGCTCAATCGTCGCATCGCCGGATCAACCGGCAAGTCCATGCTCCTGGGCGGCTCTGGTGGCGGCGGCGGATACGCCGGTGGTGCCGGTGGCACCGTGTGGTGCCAGATCTACTGGCAGGCCGGTGGGTCACGCTTGGCCTACATGTTCTCTGGTTCGGCTGGAGGCGGGTCGAGTTACCTCAACGACGCGGCCCAAGCCACCCCGTCGCTCGCTGGCAACGGCAGCGCGACCCAGGGCAGGCGCAACCCGGGCTTCGCGACGGTGACCTACGACACGGTGTGCCCGTAGTCAGCACCAGTCATACAGCACGGCAACGGCCGGGGTGCTCAGACTTTTGTCTGGGCACCCCGGCCGTGCCGTTTGCTCCCCGAGGTGTTCCACAGTGCGTCCTCATCAAGGTTCGCTAACCACCACAAATGTCACCGCCAGGTCGCACAGGGGACAAGGCGCGGCTACGTCGAAGTCAGGAGGCCCAAGGATCCTCAGCGGTGTTCTTCGAGAGCACCCACGAGGAGTTGCATGCCACGCCCCGTACGTCTATCTCGTCGCTCGATCCTCACTGGCCTCGCCATCGCTGTGTCGGCTCCACCGCTGACCGCAGTAGCGACGAGCGGGGCCAACCACCCGCAACAGCCCCCGGCCCTCATCGGAGCCCAGCCAGCACCGCGCATCCACGTGATGTCGTTCAACATCCGACTCGACACCTACGCACCAGCCCATGACCCGGATTCCTGGCCCCGGCGCCGGCCTGCGCTCACGGCGCTCATCACGCAAGAGCAGCCTGATCTCCTCGGCGTGCAAGAGGCGACATTCCTCCAGCTCCCCACGATTCGCGCTGCGCTGCCCCACCACGAGATGGTCGGCTACGGGCGAAGTGGCGGCTCGACCGATGAACACAACGCCATCTTCTTCGACACCCGCCGATTCGAGCTGATCGGGTGGGAACAGTTCTGGCTCTCGGACACTCCAGACGTTGTGGGCTCCGCGAACTGGGGCAACGTCGTCACCCGGACCGTGGTGTGGGCGCGCCTGCGCGATCGCACAAGCCACCGCGAATTCGTTTACGTCAACACGCATTTCGACCACGAGTCTCGAAAGTCCCGAGCACGTTCGGCGCGCGTCGTCGCTGACCTGCGCGGTCAGTTTGGGTCCATGCCGATGGTCGTCACCGGCGACTTCAACGCGGCGACAACCGACAAGGCCGTGTACGCGCCTCTGACCAAGCCATACGTCGACACCTGGGTCAGCGCACGACGTCACGTAACCCCGGCATACGGCACCTTCGCCGGATACGACACACCGCGGGTCGGCGCGGAGCGCATCGACTGGATCCTCACTACGCCCGGAACTCGTGTTCACTCAGCAGCGGTGAATTCCACCAAACCCCAGGGCGTGTGGCCGTCCGATCACATGCCGGTGCAGGCAGTCGTCGAACTGGCCTAAGCGTCCCGGCTGGTGTCGCCTTCGACGCTCAGCACTTGGTGTCCTTTTTGTCGGGGACCTTCCCCTCAAGCAGGTACTTGTCGGTCGCGCCGTCCACGCACTTGTTGCTCCGCATGTAGGCGGTGTGTCCGTCGCCGTCCCACGAGATCAACCGACTGTTGTCGAGCATGTTGTTGAGCCGAACCGACCACTCGTACGGCGTTGCAGGATCACGGGTCGTGCCGATCACCAGTATTGGGCTCGACCCCTGCGCGGTGATCTTCTTCGGCTTGCCCGTCGCCTTCACTGGCCATTCGCCACACACGGCCCCGCCCCAGGCCAGCAACGGACCCCAAGTCGGCGCGGTCTTCGTGAAGTTTGCCTGGTCCTTGCGATAGTCAGCCACGTCCGGGGAGCCTTGCCGATCAAGGCAATTCACCGCACTGATGACCTGCATGATGTTGCTTGAATAGTTGCCCTCGCTGTCCCGCTCGGAGTAGGAGTTCGCGAGCGCCATCAAGTCATTGCCATTGCCCGCGAAGGCGCTCTTGAAGGCCTTCGTCAACGACCCCCACATGCCCTGGTCATACATGGCAGCCGCGATCCCCGACGACGCCCAACCCTCGGTGAGTTTCTTGACCCGTTCATCGTTGGTCACCGGAATAGGTTTGGCATCAACCTCTTTGAGGAAGTCGCGGATGCGTTTCATCCCTTCCTTCTCGGACCCACCGAGCGGGCAGTCACCGGAGTCGACGCAATCCTTGACGTAGGCCTTCGTCGCTCGCTCGAAGCCATCCGCCTGCCCCTGGTTGACCTGGCTGTTGGTGATGTCTGGGGGCACCACGCCGTCGAGGACGAACCGACCCACCTTCTTGGGGAAGAGGTCGGCGTAGGTCGCGCCAAGGAAGGTGCCGTACGACTTGCCGAGGTAGTCGAGTTTGCTGCTG
Protein-coding regions in this window:
- a CDS encoding MFS transporter, whose product is MTQTYPLGGRRAWMVWATAVAIYILAIFHRTSLGVAGLVAADRFDISSAELATFAIVQLGVYAAMQIPVGALLDRFGSKALLGVGLITMTMAQIGFAFAGTYTAGVVARVFIGVGDAMVFVSVLRLVALWFPPARTPIVTQVTGIIGQVGSLLAAYPLAFALREFGWTTSFLIAAGAGVALSVALVLVVIDSPYDDQERTDLKMRAVGRAVHLAWKEPGTRLGLWCHFTAQFSSNVFAVMWGYPFLTVGQGLSASEASVLLALMVLAGVIASPAFGVFVARYPYSRSTLVLWLVGVMMVAWAVVLLWPGRAPVWLLVVLVVVTAAGGPGSMVGFDLARTFNPSTRLGSATGIVNVGGFVAALSTVALIGIVLDVVAPGGPATYTVDSFRWAMAVQYLVWIPGLVMIVRYRRRTRRLIQTDNAYAHMIPPRRIDPGW
- a CDS encoding alpha/beta fold hydrolase, which gives rise to MDSFSRDGLTFDVTDAGPVEGEVVILLHGFPQDRTAWSQVTEQLNATGLRTLAPDQRGYSPGASPTARSAYAMRELVADVVALADAANAQTFHVVGHDWGGAVAWAVAAAHPDRVASATVLSTPHPTAMAWAFTHGDQARRSWYMVTFQIPRLPEKRLHRGLRSLYLRTGMDADQAQRYVDRFPTPESLTPPMNWYRGMPASAAIGRSVKKMVSRRRGGGHSGPRKITVPTTYVWGRRDFALGRAAAEKTAEFVSADYRFVEVDAGHWLPEVEAEVVAHEIIQRVRPHLTA
- a CDS encoding endonuclease/exonuclease/phosphatase family protein → MPRPVRLSRRSILTGLAIAVSAPPLTAVATSGANHPQQPPALIGAQPAPRIHVMSFNIRLDTYAPAHDPDSWPRRRPALTALITQEQPDLLGVQEATFLQLPTIRAALPHHEMVGYGRSGGSTDEHNAIFFDTRRFELIGWEQFWLSDTPDVVGSANWGNVVTRTVVWARLRDRTSHREFVYVNTHFDHESRKSRARSARVVADLRGQFGSMPMVVTGDFNAATTDKAVYAPLTKPYVDTWVSARRHVTPAYGTFAGYDTPRVGAERIDWILTTPGTRVHSAAVNSTKPQGVWPSDHMPVQAVVELA
- a CDS encoding serine hydrolase domain-containing protein, with the translated sequence MATMPSHQHPFDWVPGHVRLGRARGQVVLHEASGHALLYADRARTLLPEADRVLMAPDTKFDVASITKVFTSLLLVSAVERGEVDLDSPVAEYLPDFIDKPDVLVRHLALHTSGMSWWLPLWSDWPDVAARRRAVLECDLEAPAGTRYTYSDLNLIALHLLLERIAGRPLQDLVRQYITEPIGMVDTGFGPVDPANCAATEDEVDTGRGIVRGEVHDENAWSLGGVSGHAGIFSTAHDLGLLGQAVLDGHVGGDLVTSDLSSGQPGEQHSLVFEIDRPRWMGRLSSPESLGHTGFTGTSLVIDRRREAVAVLLTNRVHPTRETPPIYPLQAKFADEVVAFTR
- a CDS encoding alpha/beta hydrolase, with protein sequence MKTSRATTATPKSVLAAVAATALVLSGCNGSGDEADQSVDPKATKAPSKSLAKFYDQKLSWTDCEEGAQCAQLEVPIDYSQPSGGTLKVAVLKRKATGQRRGSLVVNPGGPGGSGVDYAAAADFIVSRDVRKAYDVVGFDPRGVQRSAPIVCYDAPKMDGQLGGDPTPDDSTEQNAMMKSGRDFGSACKKKAPELIGHVSTVEAAKDMDVLRAALGSSKLDYLGKSYGTFLGATYADLFPKKVGRFVLDGVVPPDITNSQVNQGQADGFERATKAYVKDCVDSGDCPLGGSEKEGMKRIRDFLKEVDAKPIPVTNDERVKKLTEGWASSGIAAAMYDQGMWGSLTKAFKSAFAGNGNDLMALANSYSERDSEGNYSSNIMQVISAVNCLDRQGSPDVADYRKDQANFTKTAPTWGPLLAWGGAVCGEWPVKATGKPKKITAQGSSPILVIGTTRDPATPYEWSVRLNNMLDNSRLISWDGDGHTAYMRSNKCVDGATDKYLLEGKVPDKKDTKC